The Drosophila innubila isolate TH190305 chromosome 2L unlocalized genomic scaffold, UK_Dinn_1.0 4_B_2L, whole genome shotgun sequence genome segment GAGCATGGATCATACATTTGCACTGGAGTTCATCAAGGAGAAGGGCTTGGATATATTAATCAAAATGATTGAGGATGTCAACCAGAAGGATGAAGAGATACTCAAGTACAGCCTGGCTAGCTTTGTGGAGCTAATGGAACATGGCACTGTGTCCTGGGAGGTACCAGAGAACTCTTTTGTCGCACGCAACATTGAAATTGTGCGCAATTTCCAAAAATATCCCACCAAATGCGGCGAGAGTGCGCTTTCGAATTTGGAGAACATTGTacagagcagcagcaagtaTGTCCTGGTCGCAGAAGATATCAAACTGCAGGACTTGCTGCGTCTACTGCAGGAGGTGAACTCTCCTGTAATGCGTCAGAATGCCATTGCACTGTTAAATGCGCTCTTCATGAAGGCAGAGGAGCCCCGGAAGCGTACGATTGCCCACACAATCAGTGCGAAACAATATCGTCTGGCGTTAATTGGAAACGGATTGAGCACCGAGATGACTCATCAGTTGTACGTGCTGCAGACGCTGACGCTGGGCTTGCTAGAGAAACGTATGCGCATGAAAATGAATGCACAGGATCAAGATGCCCACGAGAAGATCAAGGAGCTGCGTCGGATTGCCTTTGATGATTATGCGGGCACTCTCAGTCACAACGATGAGCATATCCGACGTGGTGGCAGCGGCAGTGGTGGCGGTGGCTCCGGCGGTGGCAATGTCAACTTTTCTCAGTACTACAAGAAACTTGGCTTCAAGTGCGACATCAATCCGGCACAGGACTTTATCGAAACTCCTCCAGGTAATTAAgcgatacaaatttaaattaactattgGAAAACTTATTCATCAATATGTTTATAGGTATCTTGGCGCTGGACTGTATGGTTTATTTTGCTCGCAATTACACTCAGCAATACACGAAGATTGTGCACGAGAATTCGTGCCGTGCGGATGAGCACGAGTGTCCCTTTGGTCGCACCTCGATTGAGCTCGTCAAGGTTCTCTGTGACATTCTGCGTATTGGGGAGCCTCCAGCGGAGCAATCGGGTGACTTTCAGCCCATGTTTTTTACTCACGATCTGCCCTTTGAGGAATTCTTCTGCATTTGCGTCATCACATTGAATCGCACCTGGAAGGATATGCGCGCCACAGCCGAGGACTTTCAGAAGGTATTCAGCGTAGTGCGCGAACAGATTCAGCGCACTTTAAAGCTGCGCCCTGAGAATTTGGAGGACTTTCGCAGCAAGATTGCACTGCTAACCTATCAGCAGATAACAACGCTACGGCAGCAGGAACGCACCTCAAAGGAGGAATGCGACTCTACGGCTTCGGCTATTGTGAAACTTAAGGAAAAAATATCTCCGCAAATTGTGGAGCTGATTAAACAACAACGTCTCTCATTTCTAGTGGAAGGTGAGTACACAGAATCCTCTATTATAATACCTTATCAACACTTCTTGATTCATTGGCAGGCACacgtttttcaaaatatttgcgtGGCACACGCACTAAGGATAAGTTCTGGTATGCACGCTTATCACCCAACCACAAGGTTATACATTATGGCGACTGCGATGAGAAGAACATACCGACGCTGGAGGAGCTGCCAAAGAAGTTGCCCATTATTGATATCAAGCAGCTGTTGGAGGGCAAGGAGTGTCCACACATGAAAGAGACGCGCACACGCAAATCACAAACAGTTAATTTAGCATTTTCCATCACGTTCGAAAGCGTGGATCACTCAACGCTAGACTTTGTGGCGCCAGATGAAAGCGTCTTTAATTATTGGACGGATGGCATCAATGCCTTGTTAGGCCAGGAGATGTGCAGCAAGCAAAAGAAGGAAGACTTCGACACGCTGCTATCCATGGAGATCAAGTTGCGACTGCTTGATACTGAAGGCGTGGACATTAGCAAGGATCCGCCGCCAATACCAGAAGATCCCGAGAACTATGACTTTTGTTTCGAAAGCTAAACAATGcagtattgtttttattatagtgTAATGCAATAACCAATCGTTCCAAATCTAATTTTCATGCATCCCACACGCCCAAGATACATACCAAAGTGTACCCATTATAAACATATAGCGATTATTTCTCTCCGATCTGAGTTTTAGTATTACCTGTGCAATTTCTAACCGAATGAACAAATGGAGTGGTCACTCGCAAATCGCGATCCCTCTGCTTAGCCATTTAGTAACcattttacatacatttttattaattatattaagtatatataatatagagaTTCATTAAATACAACGTTTTATACATAacaattttgtacaaaaaaaattaaataacaagaGAAGCGTATTCTTATATTCTTTATGCTAGATAAGTATaacaagataaaaaaaagcattctTCGAAGCACCGAAGCTTAAATATCCTTGCAGCTGAGTCCTCATATTGTTCTTATAAAAGATCTATGATATATGGAAACTACAATTATggatattataattataataattacaatttactaACGCTATTTAGTTTAAAGTTTCCCGAAGGCATTTCGTGAGAACTTATAAGAGAGAATTCCTTTGCAAGGATattataaattgcaattgtaaaTCTGATAAAAAGATGCATTTAGCAACTCACACCGATTGGAGTGTCGGTTTAAGATGTGATCTATCAAGTAAGCATTAAGCCTGGAGCAAAATCAAAGCACAGCCGCCTCCTTTGAGCGGTGACTGACGCTATTATCCACGCACGGGCACCTTGCGCCGGCGAGAAAGAGCGCGCTCCTAGCTTCTTAATCAAATGTTATCCTCAAGCAGCAGATCGTTGTCATCTCCTCGGTCGGGGAGGCAGACAAAGAACTCCAGCAGATTCAGTATTGGACCACGCGAAAAAGGATTCTGATAACGGCCACGCTTATCCCGCAAATATGGATACCGCTTGTAGTTGAACATCTCGTTCGTAGTGAGATTCATGCAGGCATGAAGGATCTGTAAGTGGTTCAAGATAATATTAGGCACTCAAAAGAGAATGAAGTCATTTCTTACCGAAGTGCAGGTGAGTATCCAACCCAATCCGCAAAAGACCACAGCCTCGATAAGTCCCAGCACATACAAGAGTGTGAATCCCTCGATCATGACGCAGTAGCAGGCAAAATAAATGGTAAAGGAACAATTGACGGCCACCGAGAGCACAAAGAGGAAGAACCACATGCGATTCCGCAACCCGACGCAGTTGTAGATAAAGGGGCAGTGATGGTCGAAGTAGGAGACGCAACGATTGCAGACGCGACAATGTTTGGCTCTCAACGGACGCAGGCAACGGCAACTGTGGCACAACCTGGTCAGCATCACATTCCGTTTCTTGAGTTTATCAAAGTACGGGATTTGCTTGATCGCACGGTAGTAGGCATCGGAACTCAAGGGTATGTAGCCGGGATCCCGACGGTTGGCAATGGCCCAGCTAACCCACATGACCACATTCCAGTATATGAAGCAATAATGCGATCGTCGTAAGATATTCCAGGTAATGGGTATAGCCCGTATCATGTACATGGGATATCCCCAGAGCAGCACggagaagagaaagagaaacagcGGTCCCTTGGAATCCCCAGCGCCGCCAAAGAGCCAGCCCCAACTCTCCGATACAGATGGCATCCAGCGTGACTTCTTCTTGACTTCTCCATAAAGCAAGCGCACCACATCCTGGTGCTGATGCGCCTGTGCCAACATAATGGGCGTCTTGCCATTTTTATCACGCGGCTCCAGATCCAATTGAGACTTCTCGCAGAGCAGACGGACGCAGTTAATGTTCCCGGACAGACAGGCCAGATGCAATGGTGTTGATCCAAAGTTATCCGTCTTTTGCAGCTCCACGCCAGAGTACATCAGCAGGCGCATCAGATCGCCATGTCCCTTGTATGCCGCCCAGTGCAGAGCCGTATCCCCATTGATGTCCGTCAGATTATTGAGCGCTCCCATGCCCAGGAGATAGGCAGCTGTTGCAGTGCGTCCATACATGCAGGCCAAGTGTAGAGGCGTGAGACCCTTGAAATCAGCCGCATTTACTGCCACTCCCGCCTGCAACAGAACTTGCACCACAGAGGCGTGTCCCTTGCGACAAGCCCAGTGAATGGGCCGTGGACCTTGGGTGCCCAGACAGGGCAGATCAATGGGCGCCGAGCGTTCGATTAGATAGCGCATGAGCTGCACATTGCCATTGAGCGCAATCCAGTGGGCGGGCGTGTAGCCATGACGATCTCTGGCCGACAAGCATTCCATGCCAAACTTTTCCACTAGGTTCTCCACCTCGCTAACTTCACCGTTCTTGATAATGTCAAAGATATCATCCAGGTTAACCGTAGCGCCATCCAATCCCTCAAATAGCAGCATATTGCTATCATGCTCATTGCTATCGCCGTTGGAAACTCCGCCATTGGCGCCAGGCGGCGAGTGCGGACGATGATCGATGTCAATATCAATGTCGCCATGAGCATGACCATCTTCCTCCATGTTGCATGACGAGGAGGCAGTCAGGGGCAGCGCCCAAACACTGCGCGCTGCCCCCGGACTGGGGTGTACCTTGCTGGAGGCCACGTTGTAGAAATCAAATTCTACCCCAAGACGATCCGCTGTGCCACCCGATAACGGTGGTTGGTGGTGCAACGGATTTTCTAGTAAGTGTGCAATTTTGTTCGCTTTTAAGTAACTCCGGGTCTAAATATGACTTCAGCTAGACGAAAAAGTCACGAAAATAAACTCCAGAACAGCAATTATGTCAGCAggttaaaaatcaatattaactGCGAATGTAGGACATTCGAATTTCGAACTCGAACTGGcgccaattaaaataaacagctGCATTGCAAAAATCGCCTATCGAGAAGCAATGTAGCTTTCGATATTCTTTTGTATCGATAGCACTGATGGCCAAACTGCCAGCACTGATAAAAGATTTCAAACTTATAAtgcaaaaaactcaataaaaattaataaatgtgatgatatttataattcgaaattagttaaaataaagGTAAACATATTAATGAAGGTTTAAAGCTCGTCAGCCTTCGTGGAGAGACGTtagaaaattgaattcaaaaaaaatatatatataaaaaatcgagataattctaacaaaaaatctgcaaaaatttaaaaaattgcagcttaaaattttaaaaacctttttatctgaaatttacttacttttttggcttaaaaaaaatcgagccagatcggaaatttttacTGGATGGGCAACCCTCGGCTTAGTATTTCTCTTTTCACCGAGACTCTCTAAGTTCTTCTCCTCTCTATTTGTAAAAAGATGGGTGACAACGTGGTGCCGGAATTAAGTAATTTGGATTTAAACAAGCAGAAGGCATGttaatattcttttaattgcATTCGTGTGTATTAAAGCCAGTAACACACTTAAGTTATGTTAAAAGTACTGCCGTTTGTTAGTGCGTTTAGAAGCAGTAGCAAAAAAACCTTGCACAATATTCGAACTTTGTCGGTAGCCAAAAATCGACAGCAGTTCttgcagccacaacaacaacaagacattCACAGCAGTCGGTGCTACGCAACTTTGGTTGGTGTTTCTGCTCGcaattgtttgtgttttctttctttataattgttattattgccaCATCAAATTTACCTGTGCGTGTGTATTTTCATGTGCATACCAAATGACAAAATGAATCAGAGCCGCTTTATGTGACGTCACTAACTGCAACTGAAATTATTTCCCACCCCCTTTACAATCATATACAGTGACGAAAACTACCGTATTATTGCATCAGTTTCGGCGAAACgagataaaagaaaaaatagtgAAATAGTGACGAAaaagtttgtgtttttgtcaTTTGCTTTAGTGACAACTGTGTAAACGTCAACAACACGAAACTGAAACaccaaaaattcattaaatttaattacttttaaactGCGTAGCTAAAGGTTGATACGTCTGCTATTTAActtgtacatatattaataattccGCACTTTGCAAGCGcagtattattattgattttcctTTCATTCGCATTGCAGGCTGCTAAAATGAAGaaggaaaagaaagaaaaaccaGCCGCAGGCGGTGGAGATGGTCGCAAaggtaattaattaattaattaaccaACAATTTGACAATAATTGATATGTATTAGATAAAGTCAAGTTATTTTGTTGAAAAGAAAAGGAGTCACATTGGTTTTTATATCCATtcttgaattttccaatttaattttaaaatttacctGGCATTCCAATTGCAGAGCTGAATCCCTTGCCGGCATATATTGAGGAGCGTAATGTGCTGTGGGAGAAGTGCAAGGCGGAATATTTGGCCGAGTTGGCTGCCAAGCCGCGTGCAGCCATCAAAGTGACTTTGCCGGATGGCAAACAGGTGGACGCCACCTCATGGGAGACTACTCCCTACGATGTGGCATCCGGCATTAGCAAGGGTCTGGCTGATAACACCATCATTTCCAAGGTGAATGGAGAGGTTTGGGATCTAGATCGTGTGTTGGAAGGCGACTGTAGCCTGCAATTGCTCAAGTTTGATGATCCAGAGGCACAGGCCGTATTCTGGCACAGTTCTGCCCACATCATGGGCGAGGCCATGGAGCGCATCTATGGCGGTCACTTGTGCTATGGTCCGCCAATTGAAAATGGTTTCTACTACGACATGCACTTGGATGGCGAtggtgtatgtgtatttatgtcaTTATAGTGCATTTTATAATCAGTTTCTTCATTTAGATCTCGACAACTGAATACGGCACCATGGAGGCATTAGTTAAGCAGATTGTCAAGGAGAAGCAAAACTTTGAGCGTCTGGAGATGAAGAAATCTGATCTGCTGGAGATGTTTAAATACAATGAGTTCAAGTTGCGCATCCTCAACGAGAAGGTGACCACAGATCGCACCACAGTCTACAAGTGCGGATCATTGATTGATTTATGCCGTGGACCCCATGTGCGTCACACGGGCAAGGTGAAAGCACTGAAGATCACAAAGAACTCGTCGACCTATTGGGAAGGCAAGGCGGATGCAGAGACTCTACAGCGTGTTTATGGCATCTCCTTTCCGGATCCAAAGCAACTCAAGGAATGGGAGAAACTGCAGGAGGAGGCTGCCAAGCGGGATCATCGCAAGATTGGACGTGAACAGGAACTGTTCTTCTTCCACGAGCTGTCGCCTGGATCTTGCTTCTTTCAGCCGCGTGGTGCACATATCTACAACACTTTGATGAACCTGATTAGGGGAGAATACAGGAAGCGTGGCTTCCAGGAGGTCATTTCT includes the following:
- the LOC117782296 gene encoding threonine--tRNA ligase 1, cytoplasmic isoform X1 — encoded protein: MLKVLPFVSAFRSSSKKTLHNIRTLSVAKNRQQFLQPQQQQDIHSSRCYATLAAKMKKEKKEKPAAGGGDGRKELNPLPAYIEERNVLWEKCKAEYLAELAAKPRAAIKVTLPDGKQVDATSWETTPYDVASGISKGLADNTIISKVNGEVWDLDRVLEGDCSLQLLKFDDPEAQAVFWHSSAHIMGEAMERIYGGHLCYGPPIENGFYYDMHLDGDGISTTEYGTMEALVKQIVKEKQNFERLEMKKSDLLEMFKYNEFKLRILNEKVTTDRTTVYKCGSLIDLCRGPHVRHTGKVKALKITKNSSTYWEGKADAETLQRVYGISFPDPKQLKEWEKLQEEAAKRDHRKIGREQELFFFHELSPGSCFFQPRGAHIYNTLMNLIRGEYRKRGFQEVISPNIYNAKLWMTSGHWEHYADNMFCFEAEKEKFALKPMNCPGHCLIFDNRNRSWRELPLRMADFGVLHRNELSGALTGLTRVRRFQQDDAHIFCAPEQIKSEMKGCLDFLRHVYTVFGFSFQLVLSTRPEKYLGELEQWNTAETALAESLNEFGMPWKENPGDGAFYGPKIDITIMDALKRPFQCATIQLDFQLPIRFNLNYIADDGEKKRPVIIHRAILGSVERMIAILTENYAGKWPFWLSPRQVMVVPVGPAYDEYAKSVRDQLYAAGFMSEVDCDAGDTMNKKIRNAQLAQFNFILVVGDKERSSTTVNVRTRDNKVHGEVSVAELITKLQKIRDEFITNEDSF
- the LOC117782296 gene encoding threonine--tRNA ligase 1, cytoplasmic isoform X2 — encoded protein: MGDNVVPELSNLDLNKQKAAKMKKEKKEKPAAGGGDGRKELNPLPAYIEERNVLWEKCKAEYLAELAAKPRAAIKVTLPDGKQVDATSWETTPYDVASGISKGLADNTIISKVNGEVWDLDRVLEGDCSLQLLKFDDPEAQAVFWHSSAHIMGEAMERIYGGHLCYGPPIENGFYYDMHLDGDGISTTEYGTMEALVKQIVKEKQNFERLEMKKSDLLEMFKYNEFKLRILNEKVTTDRTTVYKCGSLIDLCRGPHVRHTGKVKALKITKNSSTYWEGKADAETLQRVYGISFPDPKQLKEWEKLQEEAAKRDHRKIGREQELFFFHELSPGSCFFQPRGAHIYNTLMNLIRGEYRKRGFQEVISPNIYNAKLWMTSGHWEHYADNMFCFEAEKEKFALKPMNCPGHCLIFDNRNRSWRELPLRMADFGVLHRNELSGALTGLTRVRRFQQDDAHIFCAPEQIKSEMKGCLDFLRHVYTVFGFSFQLVLSTRPEKYLGELEQWNTAETALAESLNEFGMPWKENPGDGAFYGPKIDITIMDALKRPFQCATIQLDFQLPIRFNLNYIADDGEKKRPVIIHRAILGSVERMIAILTENYAGKWPFWLSPRQVMVVPVGPAYDEYAKSVRDQLYAAGFMSEVDCDAGDTMNKKIRNAQLAQFNFILVVGDKERSSTTVNVRTRDNKVHGEVSVAELITKLQKIRDEFITNEDSF
- the LOC117781163 gene encoding engulfment and cell motility protein 1; translation: MIPKKMTVRDAHIVKIAVERENHMAQLINLDQRHPLASKIQEICNGWSISDHQHYALQFCETNNMKYVTEKNRNEIKNGSVLRLQYSPSKTASDALETLINGSTHDKAQRLKELTSLSMDHTFALEFIKEKGLDILIKMIEDVNQKDEEILKYSLASFVELMEHGTVSWEVPENSFVARNIEIVRNFQKYPTKCGESALSNLENIVQSSSKYVLVAEDIKLQDLLRLLQEVNSPVMRQNAIALLNALFMKAEEPRKRTIAHTISAKQYRLALIGNGLSTEMTHQLYVLQTLTLGLLEKRMRMKMNAQDQDAHEKIKELRRIAFDDYAGTLSHNDEHIRRGGSGSGGGGSGGGNVNFSQYYKKLGFKCDINPAQDFIETPPGILALDCMVYFARNYTQQYTKIVHENSCRADEHECPFGRTSIELVKVLCDILRIGEPPAEQSGDFQPMFFTHDLPFEEFFCICVITLNRTWKDMRATAEDFQKVFSVVREQIQRTLKLRPENLEDFRSKIALLTYQQITTLRQQERTSKEECDSTASAIVKLKEKISPQIVELIKQQRLSFLVEGTRFSKYLRGTRTKDKFWYARLSPNHKVIHYGDCDEKNIPTLEELPKKLPIIDIKQLLEGKECPHMKETRTRKSQTVNLAFSITFESVDHSTLDFVAPDESVFNYWTDGINALLGQEMCSKQKKEDFDTLLSMEIKLRLLDTEGVDISKDPPPIPEDPENYDFCFES
- the LOC117781164 gene encoding probable protein S-acyltransferase 23: MEEDGHAHGDIDIDIDHRPHSPPGANGGVSNGDSNEHDSNMLLFEGLDGATVNLDDIFDIIKNGEVSEVENLVEKFGMECLSARDRHGYTPAHWIALNGNVQLMRYLIERSAPIDLPCLGTQGPRPIHWACRKGHASVVQVLLQAGVAVNAADFKGLTPLHLACMYGRTATAAYLLGMGALNNLTDINGDTALHWAAYKGHGDLMRLLMYSGVELQKTDNFGSTPLHLACLSGNINCVRLLCEKSQLDLEPRDKNGKTPIMLAQAHQHQDVVRLLYGEVKKKSRWMPSVSESWGWLFGGAGDSKGPLFLFLFSVLLWGYPMYMIRAIPITWNILRRSHYCFIYWNVVMWVSWAIANRRDPGYIPLSSDAYYRAIKQIPYFDKLKKRNVMLTRLCHSCRCLRPLRAKHCRVCNRCVSYFDHHCPFIYNCVGLRNRMWFFLFVLSVAVNCSFTIYFACYCVMIEGFTLLYVLGLIEAVVFCGLGWILTCTSILHACMNLTTNEMFNYKRYPYLRDKRGRYQNPFSRGPILNLLEFFVCLPDRGDDNDLLLEDNI